The genome window TACTATTTATTTATTTAATTGTGATTAACAGCCTTTGTTTTTTAACATTTGGCTACGATAAATGGCAAGCTAAAAAGAATAAAAGACGAATTTCAGAATTCAGTTTACTTTTATTGGCTGGAATTGGTGGAACTATTGGAGGAATTGTAAGCATGTATCTTTTCAAGCACAAAACCAATAAGTTTTCTTTTACATTAGCTTTTTATGCTATTGCGATACTTCAGATTGTTTTATTGTATTTCGGAATTCAAATATTTAAAAGCTAAACCTAAGTTTTCAATAACATCAGTTATTAACATGCTTTCTTCACTTTGTGTTTGAAGTGTAATATCTGCAGCCAATCCGTGAAGATAAACGCCTAATTTGGCAGCTTCTAAAGTTGTGTAACCTTGCGCTAAAAACGAAGTAATCATTCCGGTTAACGCATCTCCTGAACCACCTTTTGCTAAACCTGAATTACCTGTTGTATTTTCAAAATTCTGAGTTCCGTCGGTGATGAAAGTTTTATGTGCTTTTAAAACAATAACACAATTTAAATCTTTCGCTTTTTGAATGGCAGTATTTCTTCTTTCAGATTCTGAATGATGTTCACCAAATAAACGGTCAAATTCTTTTGGATGTGGTGTTAGCACAAATGGAAAATTAAAATTATTCCAATCGATTTTATATTTTGCAATCAAATTCAATGCATCGGCATCAAAAACAACGGGAAGATTGTTTTCGTATAATTCGTTAATGTATTGTAGACTGATTTCATCAACGCCAATTCCAG of Flavobacterium channae contains these proteins:
- a CDS encoding DUF1294 domain-containing protein; protein product: MEVLFIYLIVINSLCFLTFGYDKWQAKKNKRRISEFSLLLLAGIGGTIGGIVSMYLFKHKTNKFSFTLAFYAIAILQIVLLYFGIQIFKS
- a CDS encoding NAD(P)H-hydrate dehydratase, encoding MELIKLDLNCIKNTYKVRPCDSHKGTHGHALLIAGSSDKMGAAIIASKACLRSGVGLLTVAFYPENKNVLFISIPEAMYVNSCVMNDLSPFNAIGIGPGIGVDEISLQYINELYENNLPVVFDADALNLIAKYKIDWNNFNFPFVLTPHPKEFDRLFGEHHSESERRNTAIQKAKDLNCVIVLKAHKTFITDGTQNFENTTGNSGLAKGGSGDALTGMITSFLAQGYTTLEAAKLGVYLHGLAADITLQTQSEESMLITDVIENLGLAFKYLNSEIQ